In Acidobacteriota bacterium, the following proteins share a genomic window:
- a CDS encoding methylmalonyl-CoA mutase family protein: MPTTKAKERKAQERKERFATTSDIELPNCLQPADVPVNYDTDLGAPGAYPFTRGVYETMYRGRLWTMRQYAGFATAEESNRRYKYLLEQGTTGLSVAFDLPTQIGYDSDHALAVGEVGRVGVPIDSLADMETLFDGIPLDRVSTSMTINATAAILLALYIAVGKQQGVAPARLNGTIQNDILKEYIARGTYIYPPRASLRIITDIFAYCAQEVPNWNTISISGYHIREAGSTAVQEVAFTLADGIAYVQAALDAGLAVDDFAPRLAFFFNAHNNFLEEVAKYRAARRLWARTMRDRFGAKDAKSMMLRFHTQTAGSTLTAQQPEVNVIRTTIQALAAVLGGTQSLHTNGMDEALSLPTEDAARIALRTQQVIAYESGVADTADPLAGSYVIEHLTNEIEARAAAYIAKLDEMGGMLAAIETGYVQREIERAAYDYQKAVEAQQEVVVGVNRFQIKEETSIATLKIDPASEAAQVERLRKVRAERNADGALAALNEVEAAARAGANLMPRIIAAVEAYATLGEIADRMRAVFGEYRETM, from the coding sequence ATGCCGACGACAAAAGCCAAAGAGCGCAAGGCCCAGGAACGCAAAGAAAGATTTGCCACCACCTCCGACATCGAACTGCCCAACTGCCTGCAACCCGCCGACGTGCCCGTCAATTACGACACTGACCTCGGCGCGCCCGGCGCGTACCCATTCACGCGCGGCGTTTACGAGACGATGTACCGGGGCCGCTTGTGGACGATGCGGCAGTACGCGGGGTTTGCTACGGCGGAAGAGTCGAACCGCCGCTACAAATACCTGCTCGAACAGGGCACGACGGGGCTGTCGGTGGCGTTCGATCTGCCGACGCAAATTGGCTACGACAGCGATCACGCGCTGGCCGTGGGCGAAGTCGGGCGCGTGGGCGTGCCGATTGATTCGCTGGCCGATATGGAGACGCTGTTTGACGGCATCCCGCTCGACCGCGTTTCGACTTCGATGACGATCAATGCGACGGCGGCGATCTTGCTGGCGCTCTATATCGCGGTCGGCAAGCAACAGGGCGTCGCGCCCGCTCGGCTCAACGGCACGATTCAGAACGACATTTTGAAGGAGTACATCGCGCGCGGGACATACATCTATCCGCCGCGCGCTTCGTTGCGCATCATCACGGACATTTTCGCCTACTGCGCCCAAGAGGTGCCGAACTGGAACACGATTTCGATCAGCGGGTACCACATCCGCGAAGCCGGTTCGACAGCGGTGCAAGAGGTTGCCTTCACGCTGGCCGACGGCATTGCGTATGTGCAGGCGGCCTTGGACGCGGGCCTGGCCGTAGACGATTTTGCGCCGCGCCTGGCCTTCTTTTTCAACGCGCACAACAACTTTCTGGAAGAGGTGGCGAAGTATCGCGCGGCGCGGCGGTTGTGGGCGCGGACGATGCGCGACCGGTTCGGCGCAAAAGACGCGAAATCCATGATGCTGCGCTTCCACACGCAAACGGCGGGTTCGACGCTGACTGCGCAACAGCCCGAAGTCAACGTCATCCGCACGACCATCCAGGCGCTGGCCGCCGTGCTGGGCGGGACGCAATCGCTTCACACAAACGGGATGGACGAGGCGTTGAGCCTGCCGACCGAAGACGCCGCGCGCATCGCCTTGCGCACGCAACAGGTCATCGCCTACGAATCGGGCGTAGCCGACACCGCCGACCCGCTGGCCGGTTCGTATGTGATCGAGCATCTGACCAACGAGATCGAAGCGCGCGCGGCTGCATACATCGCCAAGCTGGATGAGATGGGCGGCATGCTGGCCGCGATTGAGACGGGTTACGTGCAACGCGAGATCGAGCGCGCGGCCTACGATTACCAAAAAGCCGTCGAGGCGCAGCAAGAGGTTGTCGTCGGCGTGAATCGTTTTCAAATTAAGGAAGAGACTTCAATTGCGACGCTCAAGATTGATCCGGCGTCTGAAGCCGCGCAGGTCGAGCGTTTGCGTAAGGTGCGCGCCGAACGCAATGCCGACGGGGCTTTGGCGGCGTTGAACGAAGTTGAAGCGGCGGCGCGTGCGGGCGCGAACCTAATGCCGCGCATCATCGCGGCGGTCGAGGCGTATGCGACGTTGGGTGAGATTGCGGATCGGATGCGGGCGGTGTTTGGGGAGTATCGAGAAACGATGTAA
- a CDS encoding DNA cytosine methyltransferase, protein MLDYVAKLNDSLKPNRDLNLTVIDLFAGCGGLALGFESAGFETIGFERDPDAARTYAENLLGDCHQVELTLTTEYPPAQVIIGGPPCQPFSVGGYQLGMADGRNGFPVFLEAVKRLKPELCLFENVRGLLYSNKWYFDEIVRALAQLGYLIDYKLMNAVDYGVPQNRERLFVVAHKGNFSFPRREARRYTVTEAIEDLMYTTPPESKFLTPSMDQYVKKYEIASKCINPRDLYPDKPARTLTCRNIAAPTGDMQRIKLPDGRRRRLLLREAARLQSFPDWFEFTGNEARQFYQIGNAVPPVLAQHLAQSVKDYFSASASLMRTELSDAQLSINDQMSLFPYERLFPAQ, encoded by the coding sequence ATGTTGGATTACGTTGCCAAGTTAAATGATTCGCTCAAACCCAATCGTGACCTGAACCTTACGGTGATTGATCTATTTGCCGGATGTGGCGGCCTGGCTTTAGGTTTTGAGTCAGCCGGGTTTGAAACGATTGGTTTTGAACGAGACCCGGATGCGGCGAGAACGTATGCCGAAAATTTATTGGGGGATTGCCATCAAGTTGAATTGACGCTCACCACCGAATATCCGCCGGCACAGGTGATTATCGGAGGGCCGCCCTGTCAGCCCTTCAGTGTTGGTGGTTATCAACTCGGAATGGCTGATGGGCGAAACGGCTTCCCTGTTTTTCTGGAAGCCGTCAAACGGCTGAAGCCGGAGCTTTGCTTATTTGAGAATGTGCGTGGCTTGCTTTACTCAAACAAGTGGTACTTCGATGAGATTGTGCGGGCACTAGCGCAGCTTGGCTACCTAATTGATTACAAGCTAATGAACGCGGTTGATTATGGCGTTCCGCAAAACAGGGAAAGGCTTTTTGTCGTTGCCCACAAAGGCAATTTCTCTTTCCCCCGCCGTGAGGCGAGGCGGTATACCGTAACAGAAGCCATTGAAGATTTAATGTATACCACACCACCTGAATCTAAGTTTCTAACGCCGTCAATGGATCAATATGTGAAGAAGTATGAGATCGCTTCGAAGTGTATTAACCCGCGCGATTTGTACCCTGACAAGCCTGCGCGCACCTTGACTTGCCGGAATATCGCCGCGCCAACTGGCGATATGCAGCGGATCAAATTGCCGGATGGGCGCAGACGCCGGTTGTTATTACGAGAAGCCGCCAGGCTTCAGAGTTTTCCCGACTGGTTTGAATTTACCGGCAACGAAGCCCGTCAGTTCTATCAAATAGGAAACGCCGTGCCGCCTGTCCTGGCGCAACACCTGGCGCAAAGTGTTAAAGATTATTTTTCAGCGAGCGCCTCATTGATGAGGACGGAGCTGAGTGATGCTCAACTAAGCATTAACGATCAGATGAGTTTATTTCCCTATGAAAGACTATTTCCCGCACAGTAA
- a CDS encoding restriction endonuclease: MKDYFPHSKKPESTRNLLNQAVTILNAVGIPIAGLTPRRLEKMAMSFLAVAAVTESWQSAQGLDNGRALKSRDIIEFINQHFGENISSGSYDDIRRKDLKLLVLADLVINSGLNPEAATNNPTRGYSLDIGFKRLIRTFGHAEWTSELAAFRVNRSLLAETLARKRNIPKLPVGLPDGTSLELSPGSHNELQKQIIEEFLPRFGKGCEVLYLGDTTNKILYLNKQELERLKFFRLSHEELPDIIAYNRDLHWLYLIEAVHSNGPMSETRVLELKKAAQSCLAKLVFVTAFLTKKEFRKWVVEIAWETEVWVAETPDHLIHFDGDKYLSPY, encoded by the coding sequence ATGAAAGACTATTTCCCGCACAGTAAAAAACCAGAAAGTACGAGGAATTTGCTGAATCAGGCAGTCACGATTTTGAATGCTGTTGGCATACCAATCGCAGGCTTGACGCCACGGCGTTTGGAAAAAATGGCAATGAGTTTTCTGGCTGTCGCGGCTGTAACCGAATCCTGGCAGTCGGCACAAGGACTTGATAATGGGAGAGCACTCAAGAGCAGAGACATCATTGAATTCATCAACCAGCATTTTGGTGAGAATATCTCAAGCGGCTCATACGACGACATCAGACGTAAAGACCTAAAGCTTTTGGTGTTGGCGGATTTGGTTATAAATAGTGGGCTAAACCCGGAGGCGGCGACCAATAACCCCACGCGCGGTTATTCACTGGACATCGGCTTCAAGCGATTGATCCGCACTTTCGGCCACGCTGAATGGACAAGTGAACTGGCTGCTTTTCGGGTCAATCGAAGTTTGTTGGCTGAGACTTTGGCGCGCAAACGCAACATCCCTAAGCTTCCGGTTGGCTTACCCGACGGCACCAGTCTTGAGTTGTCGCCGGGAAGTCACAATGAATTGCAAAAACAAATTATCGAAGAGTTCCTGCCTCGTTTCGGCAAAGGCTGCGAAGTCCTTTATCTTGGCGACACCACGAACAAAATTCTCTATCTCAATAAACAAGAACTGGAGCGGCTGAAGTTCTTCCGGTTGTCGCACGAAGAATTGCCTGACATCATCGCCTACAATCGAGACTTGCACTGGCTTTATCTGATCGAAGCAGTTCATAGCAATGGCCCAATGAGTGAAACCAGAGTACTGGAATTGAAAAAAGCCGCTCAAAGTTGCCTTGCCAAATTGGTTTTTGTAACCGCTTTCCTGACCAAAAAAGAGTTCAGAAAATGGGTGGTAGAGATCGCATGGGAGACAGAAGTGTGGGTAGCTGAGACGCCCGATCATTTAATTCACTTCGACGGAGATAAATACCTGAGTCCCTACTGA